One genomic segment of Elusimicrobiota bacterium includes these proteins:
- the lytR_2 gene encoding Sensory transduction protein LytR produces MRLLVVDDDPIVRKLLTRLLKMMGVECIEASSHAEAMEQVGLEEFDAALVDVNLGTEDGIDLAVLLLDMRRSLRIVVMSADSTNEIKVREMGLSPMLIKPFTTDELKERLRI; encoded by the coding sequence ATGCGGTTACTCGTCGTAGACGACGATCCTATCGTTAGGAAACTTCTCACTCGTCTGCTCAAAATGATGGGGGTTGAGTGCATCGAAGCATCGAGTCACGCCGAGGCGATGGAACAAGTCGGATTGGAAGAATTTGATGCGGCTCTTGTCGACGTGAATCTAGGAACCGAAGATGGAATTGATCTGGCGGTTTTGCTTCTCGATATGCGCCGTAGCCTGAGAATTGTTGTCATGTCTGCTGACTCCACCAATGAGATCAAAGTTCGGGAGATGGGGTTGAGTCCAATGTTGATCAAGCCATTCACGACCGATGAACTCAAAGAGAGGTTGAGAATATGA
- the cheB_1 gene encoding Chemotaxis response regulator protein-glutamate methylesterase, translating to MMKEPKQKALGTFEIAKRCHVTPTTVYRWIRGGKLRAFRTAGGRNRVLESDLAEFLRTLNISVRRVLIVDDELPTRRLMRRLIEHAFPKVEIDEATDGYEAGFKTRDLRPDLVILDLLLPSINGIKVCRIIRKSPNLKGTKILAVTGYKAEKSRRVFLRAGADAFLTKPFSTPDFVKMVSRLL from the coding sequence ATGATGAAGGAACCAAAACAGAAAGCACTTGGAACATTTGAAATAGCCAAGCGATGCCACGTTACTCCGACGACCGTCTATCGATGGATTAGAGGCGGCAAGTTGCGCGCCTTCCGTACGGCCGGCGGACGGAATCGGGTATTGGAATCGGATCTGGCAGAGTTTCTTCGGACCCTCAACATTTCTGTGCGACGGGTTTTGATCGTGGACGATGAGCTTCCCACTCGCCGTTTGATGCGCCGACTGATTGAACATGCGTTTCCCAAGGTAGAGATTGATGAGGCAACGGATGGCTATGAGGCAGGATTCAAAACAAGAGATTTACGCCCGGATCTGGTAATCCTCGATCTTCTGCTTCCCAGCATCAACGGCATCAAAGTCTGCCGGATCATTAGGAAGTCACCCAATTTAAAAGGCACGAAGATATTGGCTGTTACCGGGTACAAAGCGGAAAAATCGAGGCGAGTTTTCTTAAGAGCCGGTGCCGATGCGTTTCTGACCAAACCTTTTTCCACGCCTGACTTCGTCAAGATGGTGAGTCGGCTCCTCTAA
- the spo0F gene encoding Sporulation initiation phosphotransferase F — protein sequence MKRILIVEDHYALRRLFSRFLTREKCQVELAANDQDANEIIQSNEFEIAFIDVELGKGPDGFQLAKRFRLLRPDMRIIMMSARSEYGSRAVSEFDGFMLKPFTLDEISFHVFR from the coding sequence ATGAAGCGGATACTGATTGTTGAAGACCACTATGCTCTGCGCAGATTGTTTTCAAGATTTTTGACTCGTGAAAAGTGTCAGGTTGAGTTGGCGGCCAACGATCAAGATGCGAATGAGATTATTCAAAGCAACGAATTTGAGATTGCCTTTATCGATGTGGAACTGGGTAAAGGGCCGGATGGATTTCAATTGGCGAAGAGATTTCGGTTGCTGAGGCCGGACATGCGAATCATTATGATGTCCGCGCGGTCCGAATACGGATCTCGGGCCGTCTCGGAATTTGATGGTTTTATGCTCAAGCCGTTTACGTTGGACGAGATCAGTTTCCACGTCTTTCGTTAG